In Candidatus Synechococcus calcipolaris G9, a genomic segment contains:
- a CDS encoding universal stress protein: MKKILICTDGSSFAENSYRYGAWFAHRLDATIHVLCVTDIRSQQVISTGNLSGSIGIDASENLLHRLVELEHEKAKVNNQRAKLILQQANQALQGEGIHQVQLFHETGFLVDCFEKFEADSDLVVLGKRGENASFASGHLGANLERILRSSHKPCLVTSRQFTPIERVLIAYDGSPTAKKMLQFVTQSQLFHDIDLHVITIGKGNQDGMAIARLSEAETSLSAAGLKAIYQLLQGESEKEISRYSSQQDICLLIMGAYGHSRIRHLVIGSTTAQILRSSHIPVLVFR; this comes from the coding sequence ATGAAAAAGATTTTGATTTGTACCGATGGCTCGTCCTTTGCGGAAAATAGCTATCGTTATGGTGCCTGGTTTGCCCATCGCCTAGATGCCACGATTCATGTTCTCTGTGTGACGGATATTCGCAGTCAACAGGTGATTTCCACCGGAAATTTGAGCGGCAGTATTGGTATTGATGCCTCAGAAAATCTACTCCATCGATTAGTGGAACTGGAACACGAAAAAGCCAAGGTCAATAATCAGCGGGCTAAATTGATTTTGCAACAGGCAAATCAAGCCCTCCAAGGAGAAGGGATTCATCAGGTTCAGCTTTTCCATGAAACTGGATTTTTAGTGGATTGTTTTGAAAAATTTGAAGCAGATTCTGATCTCGTTGTTTTGGGAAAGCGGGGGGAAAATGCCAGTTTTGCCTCGGGCCATTTAGGAGCAAATTTAGAGCGGATTCTTCGTAGTAGTCATAAACCTTGCCTGGTGACATCACGTCAATTTACGCCCATCGAACGGGTTTTGATTGCCTACGATGGCAGTCCCACGGCCAAAAAAATGCTGCAATTTGTGACTCAGTCCCAACTCTTCCATGACATTGATCTCCATGTGATTACGATTGGCAAGGGTAACCAGGATGGAATGGCGATCGCCCGCTTGAGTGAAGCAGAAACCAGCCTATCCGCCGCCGGACTCAAGGCTATCTATCAGTTACTCCAGGGAGAATCCGAGAAAGAAATTAGCCGCTATAGCAGTCAGCAGGATATATGTCTCCTCATCATGGGGGCCTATGGCCATAGCCGCATTCGTCACCTCGTCATCGGCAGCACCACCGCCCAAATTTTGCGGAGCAGTCACATTCCTGTCTTAGTCTTCCGCTAG
- a CDS encoding chlorophyll a/b-binding protein: MRSGSIIDDQGKMNNFAIEPQMYVMSESQSGFTPYAELFNGRLAMIGFVSLLALEVITGHGLIGFLTSL, from the coding sequence ATGAGAAGCGGTTCTATCATCGATGACCAAGGGAAAATGAACAATTTCGCCATCGAGCCTCAAATGTACGTTATGAGCGAGTCTCAGTCTGGCTTTACCCCCTACGCTGAGTTGTTCAATGGTCGTCTAGCTATGATTGGCTTTGTTTCTCTCTTGGCCCTGGAAGTCATTACGGGCCATGGTCTCATTGGCTTTTTGACCAGTCTCTAG
- a CDS encoding XdhC family protein — MTHFWQALATALAEGPVALATVVTSQGSTPRQGGARMLITPSGQWVGTIGGGAAEAKVIVAAAQVMQTGKAQVLDIDLWGNPQQLRDGICGGTMRLWVQYLDAQTFTLVSTIKHIHQQLSQGQAVPIVCQLHGEFPIALTAKDPFPSQEFFVEQLWPPPVLLVVGAGHVGRALSHLASGLGWQMIVYDDRPSWLAADALPEGTRCFPFLSHALDTFYAWQGPRWVALVTRGLPQDLHTLGELKDGFARLDYLGILGSRKRISTLRQVYDQHHGSPLPEEILHAPIGLEIGAETPEEIAVSIVAELIGHWRGHD, encoded by the coding sequence ATGACTCATTTCTGGCAGGCCTTGGCAACTGCCCTAGCAGAGGGGCCAGTGGCACTGGCTACGGTAGTAACCAGCCAGGGGTCAACCCCCCGTCAAGGAGGGGCGCGAATGCTAATCACCCCCAGCGGCCAGTGGGTAGGTACGATTGGGGGTGGGGCTGCCGAAGCTAAGGTCATAGTGGCAGCAGCACAGGTAATGCAAACTGGCAAAGCCCAGGTTTTGGACATTGATCTTTGGGGGAATCCCCAGCAGCTCCGGGATGGTATCTGTGGTGGCACCATGAGACTTTGGGTGCAGTACCTGGATGCCCAAACCTTTACCCTAGTCTCTACGATTAAGCACATTCACCAGCAGTTAAGCCAAGGGCAAGCCGTACCCATAGTTTGCCAATTGCACGGAGAGTTTCCCATTGCCTTGACAGCCAAAGACCCCTTTCCCTCTCAAGAGTTCTTTGTTGAGCAGCTCTGGCCACCGCCGGTATTGCTAGTGGTGGGTGCTGGCCATGTGGGCCGTGCCCTTAGCCATTTGGCCAGTGGCTTAGGGTGGCAAATGATCGTTTATGACGATCGCCCCTCCTGGTTAGCTGCTGATGCCTTACCCGAGGGCACTCGCTGTTTTCCTTTCCTGAGCCATGCCCTAGATACCTTTTATGCCTGGCAGGGGCCGCGCTGGGTGGCTTTAGTGACCCGGGGGTTGCCCCAGGATCTGCACACCCTTGGCGAGTTAAAGGATGGCTTTGCTCGGTTGGATTACCTGGGCATTTTAGGCAGTCGCAAGCGCATTAGCACTCTGCGCCAAGTTTATGATCAGCACCATGGGAGTCCTTTGCCGGAGGAGATTCTTCACGCCCCCATTGGCCTGGAAATTGGGGCAGAAACCCCAGAGGAAATTGCGGTCAGTATTGTGGCCGAGTTGATTGGCCATTGGCGCGGCCATGACTAA
- a CDS encoding FAD binding domain-containing protein — MDLNTVSRVVQPRTLAEAPFPWSSDMAWLAGGTWLFSEPQSHLTTLVDLRSLNWPDYELNESGLTIGATCAIATLAGMSLPTHWSAAELVPVCCQALLASFKIWNEATVGGNICCGLPAGSMITLSVALDGVGTLWGHGGQRRQVAIADFITGEGQKDLHPDEVLRSIHISASAWQRRYTYRRCASGEQGRSMVFLVGTVDPTTDEFVLTLTAATQHPMQLRFPSLPSWSTVHKALDEQIPFTLYLEDAYRCATYRQHMTYYFAEQILAELAADP, encoded by the coding sequence ATGGATCTCAATACGGTGAGCCGGGTCGTACAGCCGCGCACCCTGGCAGAAGCCCCGTTTCCCTGGTCGTCTGATATGGCTTGGCTGGCGGGGGGCACTTGGCTCTTTTCTGAGCCTCAAAGCCATTTAACCACCCTAGTGGATTTGCGTAGCCTCAATTGGCCCGATTATGAATTAAACGAATCGGGGCTGACGATTGGTGCTACCTGTGCGATCGCCACCTTGGCTGGGATGTCCCTGCCCACCCACTGGTCTGCCGCAGAATTGGTTCCTGTCTGCTGTCAGGCTTTGCTGGCCTCGTTTAAGATTTGGAACGAAGCTACAGTGGGGGGCAATATCTGCTGTGGCTTGCCCGCCGGCTCTATGATTACCCTGAGTGTGGCCTTAGATGGAGTTGGCACCCTCTGGGGCCACGGCGGGCAGAGGCGTCAAGTGGCCATTGCCGATTTTATTACAGGTGAAGGACAAAAAGATTTGCACCCCGACGAGGTCTTACGCAGTATTCACATTTCTGCCTCGGCCTGGCAACGGCGTTATACCTATCGTCGTTGTGCGTCTGGAGAGCAGGGGCGATCGATGGTGTTTTTAGTGGGGACGGTTGACCCCACCACTGACGAATTTGTGCTAACCCTTACCGCCGCAACTCAGCACCCCATGCAATTACGCTTTCCTAGTTTGCCTTCCTGGTCAACCGTACACAAGGCCCTAGACGAGCAAATTCCCTTTACCCTTTACCTCGAAGATGCCTATCGCTGCGCTACCTACCGCCAGCACATGACGTACTATTTTGCCGAACAAATTTTGGCAGAGTTGGCAGCGGATCCCTAG
- a CDS encoding nucleotidyltransferase family protein, whose translation MTKPPLAYAIVLAAGYSQRMGQDKAALPWLNGQPLGQWLLETLATTGWIPRIVLGPHNWDWGKRTLPQDYLVFNPDPSQGKTTSIAAGVQAVPQQTRAILISAIDQPRQPQLYARLRCASVAQGDRLLVPTLNGRWDHPLVFVGAWRHQLLHLRESQAGLRQLLHQSRSKIEPIPGRAEWGLGWDANTPDTYSQIVQFFTKH comes from the coding sequence ATGACTAAGCCCCCCCTTGCCTATGCGATCGTTCTAGCGGCAGGTTACTCCCAACGGATGGGTCAGGACAAAGCCGCTCTACCTTGGCTCAATGGCCAGCCCCTAGGTCAATGGCTGCTAGAGACCCTGGCAACTACGGGATGGATTCCCCGAATTGTTTTGGGCCCCCATAACTGGGACTGGGGAAAGCGAACCTTGCCCCAGGACTATTTAGTGTTCAATCCTGATCCTAGTCAAGGCAAAACCACTTCTATTGCTGCTGGCGTGCAAGCGGTGCCCCAGCAAACCCGTGCAATTCTCATCTCGGCCATTGATCAACCCCGCCAACCCCAGCTTTACGCCCGGTTACGTTGTGCTAGTGTTGCCCAGGGCGATCGCCTTTTGGTTCCAACCTTAAATGGCCGCTGGGATCACCCCCTTGTCTTCGTGGGGGCATGGCGTCACCAGTTGTTGCACTTAAGAGAGAGCCAAGCGGGCCTGCGGCAGTTATTACACCAAAGCCGCTCCAAGATAGAGCCGATTCCCGGCAGGGCCGAATGGGGTCTAGGTTGGGATGCTAATACCCCAGATACCTATAGTCAAATCGTGCAATTTTTTACAAAGCACTGA
- a CDS encoding SulP family inorganic anion transporter, producing the protein MSTLINSIHFRHWRGDLFGGVTAAIVALPLALAFGVASGAGAISGLYGAIIIGAFAALFGGTPTQISGPTGPMTVVTTTVITTLMARYPDTGLAMAFTVVMLGGILQIVFGVMRLGRYITLMPYTVISGFMSGIGVIIIVLQIPPLLGHTGPGAVLETLQKLPSYLQEPNLVALLLGLLTLGIVFLSPPKLNRVLPSPLLGLVAITLVSVIFFGDAPLDRIGQIPSGFPRPQLPTFHLAELGDMLRYGLMLGVLGAIDSLLTSLVADSISHTQHKSDKELIGQGIGNLVSGLFGGLPGAGATMRTVVNVQAGGKTPLSGIIHALILLLVVFWAGPLTAQIPNAVLAGLLLKVGIDILDWGFIKRAPRLSIKGTGLMYLVLFLTVFVDLITAVLVGAFIANILTISRLTDVQSDNIQAITDPTDSSNLSPAEQDILSASGGDILLFQLGGPMSFGAAKSISRRMSLVKNYQALVLDLSEVPTIGITAALAIESIVQDSLSRSRNVWIVVHPGQVKDRIQALELERFVKPPLTTDKPSTDKKDMHKHKKVGAIAPKLYQVENRFLALQSALTLVHPQVGDR; encoded by the coding sequence ATGTCTACATTAATCAATTCAATTCACTTTCGCCATTGGCGTGGCGATTTATTTGGGGGCGTAACGGCCGCCATTGTCGCATTGCCTTTGGCCCTGGCCTTTGGAGTTGCCTCCGGCGCGGGTGCCATTTCTGGTTTGTATGGGGCCATTATCATCGGTGCCTTTGCGGCTCTTTTTGGCGGAACCCCCACCCAAATTTCTGGCCCCACCGGGCCGATGACCGTTGTCACAACGACGGTGATTACAACCCTGATGGCCCGCTACCCAGACACAGGCCTAGCCATGGCCTTTACGGTTGTGATGCTAGGGGGCATTCTCCAAATTGTTTTTGGGGTGATGCGTTTAGGTCGCTACATTACCCTGATGCCCTATACGGTGATTTCTGGGTTTATGTCTGGGATTGGGGTGATCATTATTGTTTTACAAATTCCGCCCCTGCTGGGACATACCGGCCCGGGTGCGGTTCTTGAGACATTGCAAAAACTACCGTCCTATCTCCAGGAGCCTAACCTGGTTGCCCTACTTTTGGGACTGCTCACCTTAGGTATTGTGTTTCTATCCCCACCCAAACTAAATCGAGTGTTACCTTCGCCCCTGTTAGGTTTGGTGGCCATTACTCTGGTTTCTGTGATCTTTTTTGGCGATGCTCCCCTGGATCGAATTGGCCAAATTCCCAGTGGTTTTCCCCGCCCCCAACTGCCCACATTTCATTTGGCTGAATTAGGGGATATGCTCCGCTATGGTTTGATGCTAGGGGTTTTGGGGGCGATCGATTCCCTTTTGACCTCTTTGGTGGCGGATAGTATTTCCCACACCCAACACAAATCTGATAAAGAATTGATCGGCCAAGGCATCGGTAACTTAGTCTCCGGTCTTTTTGGCGGATTACCCGGTGCGGGGGCGACAATGCGAACGGTGGTAAATGTTCAGGCCGGCGGCAAAACCCCCCTCTCTGGAATCATTCACGCCCTTATTTTATTACTGGTGGTGTTCTGGGCCGGGCCCTTAACCGCCCAAATTCCCAATGCGGTGTTAGCCGGACTCCTATTAAAAGTCGGGATTGATATTTTGGACTGGGGTTTTATTAAGCGGGCCCCGCGTCTTTCAATCAAAGGCACAGGATTAATGTATTTGGTGCTATTTTTAACCGTATTTGTGGATTTAATTACGGCGGTGTTAGTGGGGGCATTTATTGCCAATATACTCACCATTAGCCGCTTAACAGATGTCCAGAGTGATAATATTCAAGCCATTACGGATCCCACGGACTCTAGTAATCTGAGTCCAGCGGAACAGGATATTCTCAGTGCATCCGGTGGCGATATTTTATTGTTTCAGTTAGGTGGGCCGATGAGCTTTGGGGCAGCAAAAAGTATTTCGCGGCGGATGTCCTTGGTCAAAAATTATCAGGCCCTCGTCTTAGATTTAAGTGAGGTTCCCACCATTGGAATTACCGCTGCTCTGGCGATTGAGTCCATTGTCCAGGATTCCCTCAGTCGTTCCCGAAATGTCTGGATTGTCGTCCACCCGGGACAGGTTAAAGATCGGATACAAGCTCTGGAACTCGAACGTTTTGTGAAGCCTCCTTTGACCACCGATAAACCTAGTACTGACAAAAAAGATATGCATAAACACAAAAAGGTCGGTGCGATCGCCCCCAAGCTGTATCAGGTTGAAAATCGCTTTTTAGCTTTACAGTCTGCATTGACATTAGTTCATCCCCAAGTGGGCGATCGCTGA
- a CDS encoding SulP family inorganic anion transporter — protein MNIKTLKREWFSNVKADLLAGAVVGLALIPEAIAFSIIAGVDPKVGLYASFIIAVMTAFLGGRPGSISAATGAMALLMIDLVKDHGLEYLLAATFLTGILQVIFGLLKLGRQMKYVPRAVMIGYINALAVLIFLAQLPQLINVPPAVYVLTILSLVIIYILPRFTKAVPSPLVALAVMTIAAIALKLEVPTVGDMGELPGSLPLFSLPQVPLNLTTLKIILPYSLTLAIVGLLASFLTAALVDELTDSPSDKNQEAKGQGIANIVTAFFGGMAGCGMIGQSVINVQSGGRGRLSTLASGVFLLFAILVLKDWVRQMPMAALVAVMIMVSIGTFRWSSIRNLRRVPRTEVVVMLTTMFVTIFTRNFALGVATGIVMSTVFFSQKIALLVVVDKVLSEDGNHRTYKVAGQIFFLSKEEFLESFDFRELVDQVTIDLSQAHLWDQGAVEVVDKAVSKFRRNGADVEVIGLNKASGTLFDKLAVHKGSVVIPD, from the coding sequence TTGAATATTAAAACCTTAAAACGGGAATGGTTCTCCAATGTTAAGGCGGATCTTTTGGCAGGGGCCGTCGTTGGACTGGCCCTAATTCCCGAGGCGATCGCCTTTTCGATCATTGCCGGGGTTGACCCAAAGGTGGGACTGTATGCCTCATTTATTATTGCGGTGATGACCGCCTTTCTGGGGGGGCGACCGGGTTCTATTTCCGCTGCCACTGGGGCCATGGCTCTGTTGATGATTGATCTGGTCAAAGATCATGGGCTGGAATATCTTTTAGCAGCAACGTTTTTGACCGGAATCCTTCAGGTGATCTTTGGCCTACTAAAGCTGGGTCGTCAAATGAAGTATGTGCCTCGAGCCGTCATGATTGGCTATATCAATGCCTTGGCAGTGTTGATTTTCCTAGCCCAATTGCCCCAATTGATCAATGTGCCACCAGCGGTTTATGTACTCACGATTCTTTCCCTGGTGATCATCTACATTTTGCCCCGTTTCACGAAAGCGGTTCCCTCACCTCTGGTGGCCCTGGCCGTCATGACTATTGCGGCGATCGCCTTAAAATTAGAGGTTCCGACCGTGGGAGACATGGGGGAGTTGCCCGGTAGTTTACCCCTCTTTTCCCTGCCCCAAGTCCCCCTCAATTTAACGACCCTGAAAATTATTTTGCCCTACTCCCTCACCTTGGCGATTGTTGGCTTGTTGGCATCCTTTTTAACCGCCGCTCTAGTGGATGAATTAACCGATAGTCCCAGTGATAAAAATCAAGAAGCCAAAGGCCAAGGGATTGCCAATATTGTCACCGCTTTCTTTGGGGGAATGGCGGGCTGCGGCATGATTGGTCAATCGGTCATTAACGTGCAATCCGGGGGACGGGGACGGCTTTCGACCCTTGCTTCCGGTGTGTTTTTACTCTTTGCCATTTTGGTGCTAAAAGATTGGGTCAGACAAATGCCGATGGCGGCCCTAGTTGCCGTAATGATCATGGTGTCGATTGGCACATTTCGCTGGTCATCCATTCGAAATTTGCGCCGGGTTCCCCGCACCGAGGTGGTGGTGATGCTAACCACGATGTTTGTGACGATTTTTACCCGCAATTTTGCCCTAGGCGTTGCCACCGGTATTGTCATGAGTACGGTATTCTTTTCCCAAAAGATTGCCCTCCTAGTCGTTGTGGATAAGGTTTTAAGCGAAGATGGCAACCACCGCACCTATAAAGTTGCCGGACAGATTTTCTTTTTATCCAAAGAGGAGTTTCTGGAGTCCTTTGATTTTCGGGAACTGGTGGATCAAGTCACGATTGATTTATCCCAGGCCCATCTTTGGGATCAAGGGGCAGTGGAAGTGGTGGATAAAGCCGTGAGTAAATTCCGACGAAATGGGGCCGACGTAGAGGTGATTGGCTTAAATAAAGCCAGTGGTACCCTTTTTGATAAATTGGCCGTCCATAAAGGTTCAGTGGTCATACCGGACTAG
- a CDS encoding DUF4332 domain-containing protein yields the protein MISKQPISTKQPQANWPIHQLPGLKESDAEKLEHHGIETTRQLLQKTQQPADLETLAAQLQVHLPRLKKWRAMADLAQIPSVGCKYCGLLPHSGIGSRQQLAKIPVHRLHQQVLRFYVSNMQRRDLCPEVSRVATWIAQAQRFPHP from the coding sequence ATGATCTCCAAACAGCCTATTTCTACTAAACAGCCCCAGGCAAATTGGCCCATTCATCAGCTACCGGGACTGAAAGAATCCGATGCTGAAAAGCTCGAACACCATGGTATCGAGACTACTCGACAACTGTTACAAAAAACCCAACAGCCCGCCGATCTGGAAACCCTTGCAGCCCAGCTACAGGTTCATCTTCCGCGCCTGAAAAAATGGCGGGCCATGGCTGACTTGGCCCAAATTCCATCGGTTGGCTGTAAATACTGTGGCTTACTTCCCCACAGTGGCATTGGCTCTAGGCAACAACTCGCTAAAATTCCGGTTCATCGCCTTCACCAGCAGGTTCTGCGTTTTTATGTGAGTAATATGCAACGGCGAGATCTGTGTCCAGAAGTCAGTCGGGTAGCAACCTGGATTGCCCAAGCCCAACGATTTCCCCACCCTTAG